From Canis lupus familiaris isolate Mischka breed German Shepherd chromosome 16, alternate assembly UU_Cfam_GSD_1.0, whole genome shotgun sequence:
atttatttttagattatttattagagtgaatatgagtgagggggaggggcagaagaaggccaagcagattctctgctgagctggctgaagaggaagtggaagcagggctcaaccccacgaccctgagctcatgatctgagccaaaaccaagaaactCAAGAGTCAGGAtactcaactggctgagccacccaggcgctacTTTCTGACCCTTTAAATACAGTTTCTCTGTAATTGCTTGACTTGTACATGTCCGTTATGTAATACCAGGTACTTTTTTTTGCTATGAGTTGCTTCCCAAACATTGGACACAATTGTGTATGCATCTTGTTTTGAGCAGTGGGAGTAATTGCTAGTTGACCTCGTTCAGCCTCAGGAAGACTAACTGCAGATACTCGCTTGGAGTCAGAATGTCTCTGAAGTCTGATAGTACAGTTTCTGGGGATAGTACAGTTTCTGGGGATGTTTCTGGGGAGCCCAGCTTCTCTTGTGGGCAGGGTAGCCTGACTGTAGGGCCTGTTTTCCTGGGTGATGGTAGCGTGACCATCAGAGAGGATAGGCCTGTTCTTGGTAGGTGTCTGGTCAGTGGTTGAATGAATTGCTTTAGTCAGAGTTAAAGAAGTAAGCTCATTAGCTTTCACTTAGAGGCAGCATGTCCTTGGTTtctgggctccagggcccagcCCTGTTAGAGGTGGCACAGGCAGAGCCGACTGTCACTCTCCTGCCCTGTGAAGTGATGTGGATAACTGTGAGGCCAATCTCTGCTGTTAGTTTGCCACCGAAGGCGTGATCTGtatggatgccttttttttttttttttttttttagattttatttatttattcatgtgagggagaagcaggctccacacagggagcctgatgtgggactcgatccctggtctccaggatcacaccccgggctgtaggcggtgctaaatcgctgcaccaccagggttgcccgcctttttttttttttttttttttaaaggattttatttatttgagaaagcatgagtaggagaaggagcagaggaggagggagaaacaggctccccgcttaacagggggcccaatgtggggcttgatcccaggaccccgagatcatgacctgagctgaaagcacatgcttttctcactgagccacccaagcaccctgtaAGGCTACCTTCTAATTAGTGTTGACAACAGGGCAGCAATCTATGTGTGTGGTGGATGGCTGGAACTTGGAAGCCAGGGGATAAAGCTGTGTTgtcagacattttctttttctttccctgggaCTTTGGGATGGGGGGTTACTGTAGCTCATCCCCAGTCTTTGTGTGGGTCCCATATCGCTGAGACAATGTGTTCATTCTGGTGGCTGTGCAGTCTTGCCCAATGGCTGGCTTGGGAATGCACTGAATGAAGGAGGTAACCAAAGCTCCCTGAGCACAGCTCTTGTCAGGAAAACAAGATACTCACACAGGGCCTGTCAGCTGGTGGTCAAGTGGGCCCTGAGTGTCTGCCTCAGAGTCCTCTGTTTTAGTTTAGGCAGCTATTATTAGGCTATTTCAGggttttttattatatatctagAAGGGTCTTAGGGCACAAGTCTTGGAATCTGTTCCCAGACAAGGGCCCAGTCTGACAGGCTAGTGGTTAGTGCTCAGGTGAGGTGACGTCTTCCCTCcagccccccccaaccccacggAGTTCCTTCCCCCCACAATGAACCCAGCCTTGGCAGTCCTGTCATTGACCATGGATTTCTAATTGCAGGACTCACTCCAACAGCCTGTTGAAACATGGTGGATTACTATGAAGTTCTAGGCGTGCAGAGACATGCCTCAGCTGAGGATATTAAAAAGGCGTAAGTaatcatatttatgaaataataaatccGTTTTGCACTGGTACTTGGGTATTGTAACTTTTTATCTATCGAAATGGACCATGTAGTATAACACTCTTTCAATGCTGCTGTGTAATTTTACCTCCAGACAGAGTAGTTAACAAATTAACTCTTGCTTTCTGGGACCTAGGCCATCCTGTCACTTGTCATTGAGGAATAAGAAGGTTGCCTGGTTTCCTGTTACTTTGCCTTGGGACATGGATTCTGTTGGCCGCTTATAGTAGATCAGACTTACTGAGGATGTGAGATAATCCTGGAGAACTCTGACATTGGATTTTTGGAATGGAGTTGAGTTGGCACCTGGCACTCTTAAGAGTATGGTGTTATAACCACCTTGGTGTAgttgctttaaaaaatccttgtCATGTGGTCCCTGACTGTACCACTAGAACCCATCTGGTCCATGGTATGGTTTGTCAGCCTTACCCATCCATGCCTTTGTGACCAGGCCTGGCGCCTGTACAGGGCAAGGCTGAGGGCACAGGTGGCCAAGGTGAACTGGATTTAATTCATTTGACCTTCATGTGTAGCAAGAAATGTTATGAAACAGATTTTAGCTTGGAGAGACTAATAAAACTCAGCTTGGAATAATTTCAATTTGTTATAGGaaccaacatttttatttattaaaaaaatgtttttttaaagattttatttatttattcatgagagagagagagaggcagagacacaggcagagggagaagcaggctccctgcagggagcccaatgtgggactccatcccaggaccctggggtcacgccctgagccgaaggcagatgctcaaccgctgagccatccaggcgtcccaaacatttttattaatacacAAGTCTATACTATTAGACTTCATAGATCTCAGATGGAAATTAAGggtttttatttgaagatttatttatttggtagcaagcaagagtgagagagccTGTatgcagggaggggggagagggacaggcagagcccaatacggggcttggtcctgtgaccctgggatcatgacctgagccaaaatggagagcagatgcttaactgagccaaccaggtatcCCACATTTGAGGGGTTTGAatcaaatatttcattgaaaaatgCTAAAGATAGCAGCCTGACTGCTACAGCCAGCCTACCTGAAGCTGTTTGCAGAATATCCTTGTGTTAAACCTCAGCCAGGAAATTCAAGTAGGTGGGCCCCCAGGAAGTGCCTTTGGGCTGTCACCAGTGGGCCTTGGGGCTTCTCACTTCTGTTAACAGTTCTGCTCACAGCTCGTGGGCAACAGTGGCTAGTTGGAAATAATCGTATTCTTCCTGAATAGTATGtccacagtatttttatttttattaaccacTGGAAAAACATGCCTTTGTTACTCTAAACACAGAAAGTAGTTGGTTTAGTTACCTATGAGAATAGGGGTCGATCAGCGTCTTCAGGATGCTTTGAAGTATGAACTTAGGAAATGCTATTTCCTGTAAATAGAGTAAGGGTTTCCCATTAAGTGTGCAGTTAAATTAATACTAACTTAGGCTGGATTtagccttatttatttttatttttatttttaaaaaaatttttatttatttatgatagtcccagagagagagagagaggcagagacacaggcagagggagaagcaggctccatgcaccgggagcctgatgtgggattcgatcccgggtctccaggatcgcgccctgggccaaaggcaggcgccaaaccgctgcgccacccagggatccccccttatttatttttaatgagcagAACTGCACCTGTGAGTGGTGCATGTTTTTAGTCCATTTTGTGGATTCTAGGCTTTGTTCATGCGTAGTGACCAGAAAAGCTTCTATTGGAGGAGTAACTGTGTGTGGCTGCTCTCTCTCACCATTTCTCCTGAGGAACCTACAATCTTACCTGGCTCTGTGTCCCAGGCCCTGTGCTTTTCCTCGCTCCACGGGTTAGCCTGCCTGCGTTGGTGCTCAAGTACTGCTGTGAAGTCACACTTCAGTCCAGAGGCTGATGCTAAAAGACATCCGATACTCTTCCCATTTCATGGATTGTGCCTGGAATCCAAAGAAGATTGAGTAGTCTTTCATAAAACCTGTACAGATAAAGCTACCCTGGATTCTGCtacattctttgttttcaaagagCACACTAGTGCAAATGAACCGTTCTTTCTCCTTGGTCTTTTACATGGTCTGTCAATTTTTGCCCAGGATCTGTTGCATTTCAGGGGTTTTGGTCTGCTTATTGCATGTTGAGGTCCATGGtgatagaaagataaaatattgttttagtgTTGTAGAGTCCAGTGTTAACCAGATTTTAAGAAGTTCAAGCCAAGGTTtttgattaaaatgttaaattgaaCCACAACAGCCTTATGTTAACAACTTGCAGGTGTGAGGAGGACTGCCTGGTTCCTCATGTTAGCTTTTGCAGGGCCTACCCCTCCCCCGCTAGCCCGCCCCCACCTCATATCATATGTGGTGCTGATGTTTAGTTAagtagaagagattttttttatcgtatttaaaaaggatttttttaaaaaaataaatccctgtaATTGTTACTGTTAATTGGAGGCTTCAGTGAGTCTTGAGCACAGAACGGGGTGGCTTTGTAAATGGAGCTGCTACAGCCCACCCCTGCCATACTGCTGTGGGAGGCGACAGGCTGGGGACCAGGGCTGTGGTGCTGGACCCTTGGCCCCTTACCAAGGctgccttctgcctctgctctctcagCTGCACGACCAGGAGTTCACCTGCACACATTGATCCTCAAATGTTGCCATGTTTTTGTATCTCTCAGTTTTGTATTGTGCTGTGTGGATTTTAGAACTTCTTTGTCTTgtggtgggggaaagggagattTTACTCCTGAATTGACCCTCATCGCACAGGTTTATGAACCTCGTGATGTTTCATAGCCGTTGGATTTCTGCACATGGAAGTGACCTGCACGTGGAAGTGACCAGTGCCCTTTTACTCTTTCCAAGGTACCGGAAACTGGCCCTAAAGTGGCATCCAGataaaaaccctgaaaataaagaagaagcagagaggaaaTTCAAGCAAGTAGCTGAGGCGTATGAGGTGTTATCAGATGGTGAGTTAACCTACCCAGAGCTCGGACTCTCCCCAGGGCTTAGTGGAGTATGGATTTGGCTAATTGAGGTTTGGGCATGGAGAAAAGTTTCTTTCCTTGTGAAGCTTTGACCCATGTCCCTGGCAGATCCTTGATACAGTTACCCGTGAGTGCTGTGGGTACCCTGCTTCTATCAGTTTCTTTCAGGATGGCTGTTTTAAACAGTTACTGACACTGATCTGAGGACTGACAGGATGGATCAGAGTGTAGGACTCCATCTGGGTCATTGCGTCTCCAGACTTTGAGGTGTTGCTTCCCTCGCCCCTGGGTCTAGAGCATAGATACTGGAAAGTGTAGGCTTTTGAAAAGTCCGATCCATTAGCCTGGTTTCACAAATCAAGTGGAAGGTGAGCTGTTAGATTCAATCAGCAGGTCCTTGGTgaagaaaagtgtgtgtgggCCCTGGGTTTGGGAGAGCAGTGTGGAGGTTTGTTAGAAGACTGGAAATGTACTGACATTGCTTTGCCAGGAAGGAGCACTGAATGACCTGGTGTGAGTCAAGGCAGGGTACCCAGAAGGTTGGAGTAGGGTTCACTGGCTGCAGGGCATCAGTGCTTCCTTCAAGTGTATCCACAGGGGGTCAGGGTCACCAGTGAGGTTTACTGGCTGCAGGGCGTGGGTGCTTCCTCCAAGTATATCCTTCTGGCAGGATCGTCAGTGAGAGGCAGTTCTGAGTTTAGAGGAAATCTGTTTAACCGCCACTTGCCTTCCACTGCTGCTAATAACACGTGGAGCATCTTTATTTGTGAATACGtctcttcttctattttaaagaaagtccCAGATGTTTTATTTCATGAGCAGCTTGTTATTAGGAAACACATAGACACTGATAAttgcagtcttttaaaaatgtggcatTTAAGATCTTAAACTGATAGCGGGTttatcttcttttaagatttaaaaaatttagggatgcttgggtggctcagcagtttatttagtgcctgcctttggcccaagggtgtgatcctggggttctgggatggagtcccacatcaggctccctgcgtggagcctgcttcttcctctgcctgtgtctctgcctttctttctctgtgtctctcatgaataaataaaatctttaaattaaaaaaattaaagatatttgagggagcatgagcagaggtgggggacagggagagtggacttcctgctcagcagggagcctgatgcagggctggatccctccaccctgggatcatgacctgagctgaaggcagatgctcaactgccgagtcccccaggcaccctgattgCAGCTTCTGAACAGACTGAGTTGGAGCACTATGGGATCTCCGTGTCATTATTGTCTTGTTTGGTCCTTGTTTGTGCTGATCAACACTTCTGGATTTGTGGATTCACAGACCAGGAATGATTAAAAACAATGGAGGAGGAAACCTAaactgtttttgttattttagtcaGCTGATTCTCTATTTTTAGGTTGAACCCAGACTTGATTTTTGTCAGGAAGAGAACATTTAAATTCTCATAAAGACGCTGTTGTTTCCTCCTACTCCCCTTTTCTGAGGGAGAGTGTATTTTCATGTCTCTTATGCAGCCTCCAGCATAGGTGTTACCTTCACAGGTGTGCTTACCATTCTTACTAGCGCTCTGGTTACCCCGAACTGACTTTCAGTGGTTTGTATACCTGTTTTCCCCTATAACTCTTGTTATTTTACcacacagtaaaataaataatactttggGGGGAAGTATCAAAAAAAGGTGTCTGTCTCTAAGCGCTGCAGTTGCAGTTCTTTGTTTTAGAAGGTAGAGAGTCAAGAGGACAGAGGACAGTAGAGCATCTTCAAGGCTTGGTTGGGCTGTTGCTCTTCCAAGGGGATTAAGCCTGCGGGATTGGGGTTGGCTCTTCATCTGGCTTTTACAAGTACCACGTGCTAACGGATTGCACCACTGGAGCACCTGTCATCTGGCTTTTAAGTACATCTGTTTCCTGCCCTACCAAGGCCCCATCCTGTCCACTGTGTGCCGCAGATCTTAGTCCCCCTCCAAATGGACTTGGTTGTAAGACGGTATACTTCGAGAGTTGGAATAGTTTTATAACTTACGTGATTTTAATGTATGTGTGAGCCACATCTCTGCATAGTAGGCTGaaagtacttttttattttattttatttttttattttattttttattttttagaagcacttttttataatcacattttaaacttcacactatttaaaaatttttctgagtttgtaaggagatatattttgtttttttcttccccctttttgtGTAAAGTAAGGGAGGCCTAACTACTTAACACTGAAACCTTGAAAACTGCATTGGTTTCTTGGTTTATAGCTTTGGAAATATGTGAATTCTGAGGGAAAAAGACCTTGGTCTTAtgctctctcctttttaaatttatagcaaAAAAACGGGACATCTATGACAGATACGGCAAAGAAGGACTAaatggtggaggtggaggtaCGTAAAAGTTGACTTTTCTCTTGGCTTTGTAGTGAGCAAAGGAGGCCATCTGGCCACCGGAGGTCTTGGTCTCCACAAGGGGTTGGACATTGCATTTTCCTTGCATCGGGTGTGTTCACCATGTGACAGGGTGTCACACCAACGGAAGGGGAAGACTGGCCGCATGTAGCGGCCGCATGTGTGCTGACCTCCCTTCTGTAGCCCTGGATGCCGCTACAGCGCTGCTCCAACGCACTGAGTTTGTGCACCCACATCACTTACCTGACCCTGTGTCAAAATGTTCTCAGGGTGTAACAAACACACATACCCACAGACCTGCTGCCTGTGGTGGCGGCCTCACACAGGTGCATGTGTCAGGAGATGTCCCATGATGGCCCGCACCCTCAGCCCCACAGCGGGCCTTGGGAGGTCAGTGCTGCAGATTAAGCACAGACCCGGGTGATGAGTGCAAGTGAATGTTTCTATGTTTGGTGTGCATGATGCTTCctgacagaagagaaaaccacGTTATCCGTGTGCAGGTGGCAGTTGTAGAGATGGTGCGAAAGTGCTGGTGGCCATGCTGCTCTGACCTCCCCATCAGCCACTGGCAGTTTTTGTGTGGCAAAACAGATCCATGAATGGATGAGccattttcttttacattaagGTCCCAATTTTATAGAATGTTCTGTAGATAAGTAACTGCATACTAAACACCAGAATTCATAAACTAAAAGTTGTGTTTGTATCATGTAGGTGGACTTCATTTTGACACTCCATTTGAGTTTGGCTTCACATTCCGTAACCCAGATGATGTCTTCAGGGAATTTTTTGGTGGAAGGGACCCGTTTTCCTTTGACTTCTTTGGTAAGTTCATTGTTCCTTTGGCGTGTCCATGACTCTGATGAGATGGATAGCCTTTTCTGTTCCATCATCATGGCACCGTATTTGCCTTTGTTTAAGCAGTGTGGGTTTCTAACATCCTGTTCCTCCTCTCTGGAAGATGATTCTCAATACCATGCGCATTGCAATAATAAAGGTTTGAACATACTCATTTTCTTCACTATGTATGGCCCTAATTAACTGCCGTTTTTCCCCTCAGACAATGGTAAGGATGCAGATGCTGGGGCCTTGGAAGTGCCGTTGGCTGTTGAGCATGGAATTGTGTGTGAATTTGCCCCGAGTTGCTCTGGGGAGTCACTGGGTATTGTAGCAGATCTTGTTCAGAGGACACTGGCTCTTTCCTCCCACTGTGGTATGTTGTGACTGTTGAGTTCACAGTTTGTGTGAAAAGACGTCTTTAGAACAAGGCAGCATAGATACTCTTTGCCAAGAGTAGTTTTTGCGAAAGGAGATCGTGGTGTTCCAGCTGATGATTCGTTGCAGAATGGATTTTCCCATCAACTGCACATCTTGGCACTGATGCCGGATGCCAGGTTTTCATCTGCGGCGTAGGCATGATGTGGAGCGGGTGTGTGCTGCCTGTTGAGAGAGCTCTCTGTCCGTCTCCAGAGCTGTCTGGGGTGCTGGGAAACATGGGAGGCCAGGGCTCACTGTGTCCGGCGCAGCCATTTCTGTCTTGGTTCCCTGTGGGGGACCCAACCTGTGTTTTTGTCTGTTGTGGTCTGGAGCCTGGTCAGAGAGCCTGAGCACCACCTGCGCCCCTCCAGGAGGGAAATGAGAAGAGAGGTTCTGTCTACACATAATGGGGGAGAAACCGGTGGACCCTTGCCCATCCTAAACATGAAGGAGAGTAATTCACTGCCACGTCTGGTAGGTATGGGGCCCTTTCAGTGGTGTGGCCCTTGAGTTTATTTCAGGTGGGGGTTCATAGagattttccttatcttttaccGCGGTATGGCCTGACTTGAAGAGTAGctgatggagggagatgggtaGTAATATAACACATATCAGCATAGATGAGCTTTTTCATCCACAGACGTTGTAATGAGGCTAAAGTAGGGGTGGAAAGGAGATTAGTCTTTTGAAGACTTCTGCTTTCATACTGCTACCATAGACATGAGAGAGGATGGATCGGGAAGGCTCCCCTTTAACTTATGAAATGTATGATATTTCTTAGGTATATCCTTGACTTGGCTTTCGTGTATGTAGGAAATCTTACtgtaaggaaaatacaaagaatttaatGTTTCCtgtgttaaaattatttctgtggggcagcccgggtggctcggtggtttagtcacggagcctgcttctccctctgcctgtgtgtctgccttgccaccaccgccccccccccccccccaatctaatgaataaaaatctttaaaaaaaatattatttctgtgtcTTATCTCAATCTTTAGCCAACTTCACATGTGGTATTTTCGGGGAGACAGGGCAGTGTGGGGTGAAGTCCTGTTTGGATAGGGTGAATCTCCTGGTGGTCAAGTGAGGATCTTCTGCCCCTGAGGGTTTTGGTTCTCCtgcagtgtggggtgggggtggcaaagTAGGCTGACCTTGGAGCTTGAGGCCAGGCATGCTTTATATTCTCATGACTTGTTTTGAGGAAGAGCCCTTTAGTGATTGAATTGTAAccagattttgttttccttgggaaAATGGTCTGACAGGCCAAGCTTTCTCAGTAAAAATGACTTTCATTGAGCACTTCTCTCTAGAGTGAAGATTGTTACTAGGTGTAAAGGAGGAAGTAATTGTGgaattgtggttttttttaaccCACTATTAGCTATTTAAATCTCCTGACTTTCACATCTAAattgagatgtgtgtgtgtgtgtgtgtatatctatatatagatacacatataaAGTGTGCCCCTCACCATcactatatctatatatagatatacacacgcacacatgtatatacacacacgtataaaTCTTTATGTACATGTGAACTTCGTGGAGATTGAACACAAGGAACATTTTGGTGGAAATTTCTTGTTTTGGACTCAGTCCTGTTTAAGAGGTAACTAGTCTTACTGTAGTTCTAGCCTCTGGGACCTCTGGTTTAGATACTGAGATGCTCTGGTTTAGATTCTGAAATTTTAACAGTAGGCATTTTCTGTATATTGCCCATGATTAGTGTGGCAGTGATACTTCTTCAATCCGTTCTTGTAGGTGTTCTAGGGGACTTCCATTTTCAGGCTCTAAGGATTTCCACACAGGAAAAGAAGCTTCTCCACGGCTACTACATGTATGAAGTCACGGTACAGCCTGCGGGGGGTATGTGTAGTCTGGGTCTCCATGTAGGGCTGGGGGCTTCGGCTTTGGCAGTAGTTTACTTGGCGTGAACCAGCATCTACATGCTACTTACTCAGCTCTGTTGTGATGTCCATTTGTAGTAGTAGCACATTGTTTTTAGTCTTAATTTTTCACACTtgtcccccctcctctccttgtTGCCTTCCAAGAAAAGTAGGTCAAAAGCTAAGCCCTTTGCCGAGTATCAGAACATAAAATTCCATGTCTGACTTCAGACTCCctaaatgaaaggaaacaaaacttgAGAGAGCTGGTGAGCGAGCACGTGGGAAGGATTGAGGTGTGGAGGGTGTTGGATGGAGTATAAGCAGTTCTGTGCTGAAGGACCAGCCGCTGAGAATTGTCACATGCTGGGGGTGCGCTTGGGCCTGGGGCCTCCTGACTCCGAAGCCCTGGCAACCACaactgccccccacctccccaaccaGAGAGGCAGTGACGGGGCTTCCAGAACCTGCACACAGTGCTGACCCTGAGATCCAGGGAGCAAGCCGTACCTTTGTGGGCAGCCGATTCTAATCCTTTCCCAAATCCTGAGCATGCCAGAGCTAGCTCTCGTCCAAATGTGAATTGGAAGGGATTGCATTAATCTGAGTTAGGGTGATCTGCTCATCATTTACTTCTTTCAGGGCACTGTTACTCAACATTCTCAGATGGATGAGTAACTAGTATTAGTATCTCATAGTTGTTAGAGCCCCAGAAGGAATACTGTTGGGAAGAATCGTCTGGGTAtaacttcacatttttatttactcttattCTCATGGTGGATAGTGAGGGGCACACTTTAAAACCTAAAACCATGTCCAGAGAGCCCATTCAGGTTAGCCTGTTTTCCCTTCATAACGGCATCAGTCTCGTAAGCCTGGTCTGTGAAAAAATCCTTGGCCACGGAGAAAGGATCGTGCAGGTCACCTCAGGGAAAGCGGGCTTTTGGAGGGAAGTGGAATTTTATTGAGGAGGGAAATAGCTAAGTTTTGAGAACCAGCTCTGACTTTAACGTAGTGAGCCCGTCATTTTGCTCTCCCAGGGTTCGAGGAGGTGGCGAGTGAGGACTTGGACCCCGGGTTTGAGGACTCGGCCGAAGACTCCCAGAGCGAAGAGAACAGCGAGGTTTTGGATGTGATCTCTGTCGAGGAGCTTGATATCTATAGTGAAGATGAGCCGAGTGAAGGCTGTAGCCGGGGCCAGGGCCAgctgctgagtgaggagctggAATTTGTGTCCAGTGAGGATGAGGCAAGCCCAGGGTATGAGGAAGAGCTGAGCGAGGAGTGCGAGGAGCTGCTGAGTGAGGACAGCGGGCCAGAGCTGGAGGGGCTGCCTGCGCAGCAGTGAGGCAGGGTGGCCGGCGGGAAGTGCGTATGGAATAAAATGTTTGTGCCCACTGACTAGTGTCTGAGATGGTCCTTGTTCAGGCACCAGGGCTGGCCTGGAGGGAGTGGAGGCAgcggcggggtggggtggggtggggtagggtagCTCTAGGAGGAATGACGCTCACCAAGATCCAGGAGC
This genomic window contains:
- the DNAJB6 gene encoding dnaJ homolog subfamily B member 6 isoform X3, with protein sequence MVDYYEVLGVQRHASAEDIKKAYRKLALKWHPDKNPENKEEAERKFKQVAEAYEVLSDAKKRDIYDRYGKEGLNGGGGGGLHFDTPFEFGFTFRNPDDVFREFFGGRDPFSFDFFGVLGDFHFQALRISTQEKKLLHGYYMYEVTVQPAGGFEEVASEDLDPGFEDSAEDSQSEENSEVLDVISVEELDIYSEDEPSEGCSRGQGQLLSEELEFVSSEDEASPGYEEELSEECEELLSEDSGPELEGLPAQQ